DNA from Metabacillus flavus:
CATCCAAGCAATCATTATTGCTCCAACACGCGAGCTTGCGGTTCAAGTTTCAGAAGAGCTATATAAATTAAGCTACTTCAAGCGTGCCCGCGTTCTTCCTATCTATGGAGGACAGGACATCAGCCGCCAAATCCGCGCGCTGAAGAAATACCCTCATATCATCGTAGGAACACCTGGACGTTTGCTTGACCACATTAACCGTAAAACGCTGAAACTGGAAACAGTTCATACCGTTGTATTGGATGAAGCAGATGAAATGCTGAACATGGGATTCATCGAAGATATCGAATCCATTCTATCTAATGTGCCTGAAAATCACCAAACACTATTGTTCTCAGCAACAATGCCGGATCCGATCCGCCGCATCGCTGAGCGCTTCATGAAAGATCCTGAGCTTGTAAAAGTGCAGGCGAAAGAAGTAACAACTCCAAACATTACACAATATTACATTGATACGCATGAAAAGAAAAAATTCGATGTGCTTACACGCCTTCTGGATATCCAATCTCCAGAGCTGGCAATCGTTTTCGGCCGTACAAAGCGCCGTGTTGATGAGCTTTCTGAGGCTCTTAACCTTCGCGGATATACAGCTGAAGGAATTCACGGTGACCTGAGCCAGGCTCGCAGGATGTCAGCTCTTCGTAAATTCAAGAGCGGAAACATCGATGTTCTTGTAGCGACTGACGTTGCTGCACGCGGACTGGATATTTCCGGTGTAACACACGTTTACAACTTCGATGTGCCTCAAGATCCGGAAAGCTACGTTCACCGTATTGGACGTACTGGCCGTGCAGGTAAAACAGGTATTGCGATGACGTTCATCACACCAAGAGAAATGGATATGCTGAAAAGCATTGAGCGCACAACGAAGCGCAAAATGGACAAAATGACGCCTCCAACTCTTGATCAGGCACTTGAAGGACAGCAAACGATGACTTCTGAGAAGATCCGTTCTGTTATTGAAGAAGGAAACCTTTCCTACTATTCGAAAGCAGCAACACAGCTTCTTGAAGAATTCGATTCCGAAGTGATTGTAGCAGCAGCGATCAAGCTTATGACAAAAGAGCCAGATCAAACTCCAATCAAATTGACGGATGAGCCTCCTGCATTCTCTAAAAGAGGCGGAAAAGGTTCAGGCGGAAACCGCAACCGCAGCAACGGCAGCTATAACAGCCAGCGCAGCGGCGGAGCTAAAAAAGGCAACCGTTCGTACAACGATAAAGGCCGTTCACAGCAAAGAAGAAGCGGCAGCGGAAGCAGCAGCAGCAAAAGCAAATCTTATTCCAACTAATTCAGAAACAGCACCCTGGTGACGGGTGCTGTTTTTTTGCGGCTTTCCAGAAGGGTTTTTTTGCAGGCGTGTCACCGCCAGCGGAAAACGAGTCTCCAAAAGCAGACAGCAGCAACGTTTTCGAAATAGATTTTGGAGATGAATCCCTATATACTTAAATGGAAGAAACTTTAAAATAGAGGAACTTTTTTCTTCCTTTTTAGCAGTACATACAGAAGATTTTTAAAAGGGGGCGGATTAAAATTGAGAGAAAGACCGCAAAATCAAATAAGCTTGAAGGCAAAAACCGTTTGGCAAATAACCGGCCTCATTACCTCTGCCATTTTTATATTGGCAGACATAGGAATTGGCCTTCTTATTTATTTTGGGATTTGGCCTTTATGGACGGCCGCCATTGGAATCGCAGTGACTGCCGTATACATGATTTTTACCGTTTGGCTTGTTCCTATGTACAGGCAGCAGTTCTGGAGGTACGAGGTTCATGAGCAAGAAATTGATTTGCAGCATGGGTGGCTCACAGTAAAAAGAACCATTATCCCGATGGTGAGAGTTCAGCACGTGGATACGAAGCAGGGGCCGCTGCTCAGAAAATATAAGCTGGCATCTGTGGAAATTTCAACGGCCGCTACAAAACACGAAATTCCCGCCTTGGATATGGAAGAGGCAGATCGCCTAAGGGATTCAATTTCAAAACTGGCAAGGGTGACGGACGATGATGTCTGAACCGAAACGCCTCCATCCGGCAGCAGCCATTATTAATTTTATTAAGCTGTTAAAAGAAATGATTATTCCGCTTGTCATCTTTATTTTTGCGAATAGAGGAGATGGCCCTCTTGGAGTGCTGATGTATGCAGGTGCGGGGCTTTTTTTGCTCCTGCTGATTGCATTCAGTGTTATCAGATGGCTCAAGTTTACTTACCGGATTGAAGAGGATGAGCTTCGGATTGAACAAGGCCTTTTTGTGAAGCAAAAGCGGTTCGTCCCTGTGGAAAGAGTTCAAACCATCAATACCCGAGCTGGAATCATTCAGCAGGTGTTCGGACTTGTCCGTCTGGAAATTGAAACAGCGAGCGGCGGGGCGGAAGCAGAAATTGAACTGACCGCTATTTCCAAGAGTGAAGCGGCAGCTATAAAGCAGGCCTTAAATGAACGGAAGAACGTGATAAAGGCTGAGAATTCAGGGGAAGCACTGTTTGAGGAGCGGACGGCTCCGGCGAATGAAAAACTGACCTACAAAATGACGCGGAAAGAGCTGCTCATCGGGGCGGCGACAAGCAGCGGAATAGGCGTCGTTTTGTCTGCGATTTTTGCATTCGGATCTCAGCTTGATGAAGTGCTGCCGATGGACTCTATATTGAAGCGATTTGAATTTTTGTCCCATTCAGGTGTGCCGTTTCTGGCCTTCGTTATTTTCCTTGGATTTTTCATCGCCTGGCTCCTCAGTATAGCGGGGATCCTCTTGAAATATTCTGGGTTTATGCTTGAAAAAACAGGAGATGAACTCGTTATATCGCGCGGGCTGATTGAAAAAAACCAGCTCACAATCCCGATTAGGCGAATTCAGGCGGTGAAAATTACGGAAAATCCGCTGAGGCAGCCTCTCGGATATGCCACTGTACAGCTCATATGTGCGAGTGGCAAGGCGGATAATGACGGCCTCTCAGCAGCTATCTTTCCATTTGTTAAAACAAAGGAAGCTGTAAAATTGCTGGAGGAATTCCTTCCTGAATATACGTACAGCATGAAAAAAATCCCGGTTCCCAAGAGGGCATTAAGAAAATACGTCATAAGGTATACGTGGCCTTCCCTAGTCCCTATTGGAATATTAAATTTTTTATTTCCGCACTGGGGATGGTTTTCACTTATCCTTCTCCCGCTTTTTGCATTGTTCGGTTTCTGGGCTTATAAAGATTCAGGGTATGCCGTAGATGGGGAGCAACTGACCCTCCATGCAAGGGCAATCAGTAAATACTCTGTTATTTTGCCTAAAAAGAGAATGCAGCAGGTTCAGATTAACCAGAATATCTTCCAAAAGCAGGGCTCCCTTGCAACAGCAGCGACTGCTGTCATGTCGAATGTATTTGGAGCCCATTTCTCGGTAAAGGACCTGGAGCTTGAAGACGGCAGCCGGATTTATGAGTGGTATTCAAATCGTCTATCAAGTGATGCTGGCGATGATTCCGAGCAAGGCCAGGAGGACGAGTACAGCGGCTAAAATGGTTTTCCAGTCCCATTTAACTGGCTTTGCGCGTTTGCTTTCACTATAAGGTGTATAGTGGGCAAACGCTTCTTTTTTTAGAATTATGGCCGCCAGTCCAAATCCAGCCGCCAATCCGAAAAAGTGGGCGACAGCATTGGTGGAAGGGGAAAAGAATGATGTGAGAAGGCTTAGGGCTAGAATAATAACAAGAACCTGCACATTAGCCTGACTAATTCTGCTTTTTCGGAAAAAGGCCATAAAAAGGTAGCAGCCGAACAAGCCGAAAATAGCTCCGGAAGCACCGACGTGGCTGTAATCAGGAGGCTGAATGAAATAGGTAGCCGCATTTCCGGCGATGCCTGATCCTAGGTAAATCAGTGCGAAACGTCCTTTTCCAAGCAATTCTTCCAGTGCAGGAGCGAATAATATAAGGGATAGAGTGTTAAAAAGCAAATGAGTAAAGCTCGCGTGAAGAAAAATCGGTGTGATCAATCTCCACCACTGTCCGTCTGATATGGCGGCATTGAATCCGTCAGCTTGTGAAAACCAGTAAGGGGCATCCTTGAATGGAAGTGAAAAAAATGCCCATAGAAGGATCTGCAGTCCTATAATGAAGGTGGTCAGCGGAAATTTGGCTATGAATGAAGAAAAGCTTTCAGTTCTGATAAACAATTGGACTCGCCCCCTTTAAATGTTTAGTTCATTTATATGGAACAGGACGATGAATAGTACAAGGGAAATGGAGAGGAGAAATGGATGATTACGGGGATTGGGTTAGATATAGTAGAGATAGAAAGGATTCGGGGTCTGGAAAATCGCCAGCCGCGATTTTCTGAAAGAATTTTAGGCAAAGATGAATTGCTAATTTATGAGCAGTTAACAGGCGTCCGCAAAACGGAGTTTCTAGCCGGCCGGTTTGCCTGCAAGGAAGCTTTTGCGAAGGCGACCGGACTAGGCATCGGAGAATCCCTGAGCTTTCAAGACATTCAAATTATTAAAGAGAACAGCGGAAAGCCCGCTGTTATAGCCTCAGGATTTCGGGACGCAAGGATTTTCGTGTCCATTACCCACACGAAGGAATACGCCGCTGCCCAGATTATCATCGAGAGCCTGTCAAGCTAGTCTGCATATTCACCCTGTCTGTCTCATATATTTGTATCGGAATGGGAGAGACAAGTGTTTTGGCACTGTTTTTCTTACACTTTTTTGTGAGATAAAGCAAAGGGGCTGAAAAAGGGTGAAAAGAAGCTTAAGTTTATTGCTGGTAGGGCTGATAGCTGTCTTTCTAATGTCTGCCTGCGGAAACAAATCCCAGAATGACGTAGTGAAAGGGCTGGATAAGAAGGTTGAGGATCTTGAGAGCTATAAAACGAATGCGAAAATGACGCTTCAGACGGGCAGCGAACCTCAAGTCTATGACGTGGAAATCTGGTACAAGGAGCCCTCCTTCTACCGTGTGAACCTGAAAAATCCTGCAAAAGAGCAAAGCCAGATGATCTTGCGCAATGAGGAAGGCGTATATGTCCTGACACCTTCTCTCAACAAAAGCTTCCGTTTCCAAAGCGACTGGCCGAAAAACAGCAGTCAGGCATATCTATTCGAATCTTTAGTGAAAGATATTATTTCTGACAAAGCAGCGGTCTTTAAAGCGACGGAAAAACAGTATGTATTTGAAACGAAAACCAACTATCAAAACAATTCCATGCTGCCGATGCAGGAAATAACGTTCAATAAGAAGGATTTGTCACCTGCAAGTGTAAAAGTGATGGATCCGGATCGCAATGCCCTAGTCACGGTCGAATTTAAAGACTTTGAATTCAACCCTTCCTTCGATAAAGATTCCTTCAATATGGAGAAAAACATGTCATTCGGCATGATGGACCTTCCGGCTGCCGCGCCGGTGGATAAAGAGCCTTTTGCTGTTAAATATCCGATGGAAATGCCGGAGGGAGTCAAGCTGATTCAGGAAAAAGAGCTTGAAACAAACAATGGCAAGCGAATCGTTATGACGTTCGCGGGCAAGAAGAACTTTACGATGATTCAGGAAAGAGCCAGAGTTTCCTCTTCAGCCAAGGCTGTGACGGTCAACGGGGATCCGGCCGATTTAGGATTTACAGTCGGTGCAATTAGTGAAAATTCCATCTCCTGGACTTCGGAGGGAGTGGAGTACATGATTGCTTCAGAGGATATGACTCCTGAAGAAATGATGAATGCCGCGAGGTCGGTTCAAGGACAAACTGCAAAATAATGCGAAAACAGGAAGGTGCGATTCGCGCCTTCCTTAAATTTTGTATAAGGGAATGCACCGCTTTAATCCGTTTGACAAGAGCCTGTTCATAGTCGGATAATCTTCTATAGCATGAATTTTGTCAGAGGATGTGTAGGGAATGAATGAGGGTCTTTCTTTTTATCGGGATACTTGGGCGGAAATTAATTTAGACGCCATTGAATATAATGTAAAGAGCATGATCCAGCATCTTGGTGAGGATGGTACCGTGATTGCAGTCGTCAAAGCGAATGCATACGGACACGGAGATTATGAGGTGGCTGAAACAGCCCTCCAGGCGGGAGCTCATATGCTGGCTGTTGCATTTATGGATGAAGGAATTGCGCTCCGGAAAAAAGGAATGCGCGCGCCGATTCTTGTCCTTGGAGCATCACGGCCTGAGGATGTACAAATCAGCATCGATTATGATCTTATGCTGACTGCGGTATCTCTCGATTGGGTTATGCAGGCAGAAAAATATGCAGCTGAAGGAGAGCTTACTTTCCATATCAAGCTGGATACAGGCATGGGACGCCTTGGCATCACAAAAAGAGAAGAGCTGGAGGCAGTGATTGAGTTTGTCCGAAAATCTGATCGAATGAAAATCGCCGGGATTTTCACGCATTTTGCAACAGCTGACGAACTGGATTCTGATTACGCGGAATATCAGTTTTCAGTTTTTGAAAAATTGATTGATGGACTTGCGGATCCGGAATGGATGATCCATTGTGCAAACAGTGCGGCCGGATTAAGATTTCCGAGCCGGATATTCAATACTGTAAGGCTTGGAATCTCCATGTATGGTCTTGCCCCTTCGGTGGAGCTCAAAGAAAAAATGCCCTATCCATTGGAAGAAGCCCTGTCTCTTCATACGAAACTGGTTCACGTTAAGAAAATAGCAAAAGGTGAAAAAGTCAGCTACGGGGCAGCCTATACAGCTCTGGAAGATGAATGGATCGGAACACTTCCTGTCGGATATGCAGACGGATGGATCCGGCGCCTGAAGGATTCCGAAGTGCTTGCTGACGGAATGAGGGTGCCGATAGTCGGCAGAATCTGCATGGATCAGTGCATGATTCGACTTCCTCGAAAAATGCCGATTGGAACAAAAGTTACCCTGATTGGAAGACAATCAGAAGAATATATTCCAATTGATGAAATCGCCGGGCGTCTGGAAACCATCAATTACGAAGTTCCTTGTATTTTGTCGGCCAGGGTCCCCCGTATGTTTTTGCGAAATAAGAGTATAATGGAAGTTAGGAACCCCATTATCCAATCATAATCGGCTGAAAAAAGGCTGATAGATGGGGATCAATCATGCTGCTGGCATTAAGAGATTATTTAGAAAATAGTTTGCTTCTCGCATCAATAGTGGTATGATTGACTATGGAATGGAATAACGGGTGTGCAAGTTTGGTGGAGGTGTATGTTTGTGTCTGAATCCAGCGCAACGACTGAAATTATGATCCGCTTACCGCAGACATTAGTGTCAGAATTGGACAGTCTTGTCAAACAAGAGAACGGAAATCGAAGCGAGCTTATTTATCAGGCGACAAAAATGTATCTTCGTGAACGCAAAAAGCGCCAGATTCGTGAATCCATGAGACGCGGATACATGGAAATGGCCAAGATTAACCTCAATATTGCTTCCGAAGCTTTCATGGCAGAATCAGAGGCTGATCATACCGTAGACCGCTTAGTAAGCGGAGGTTGATCCTTTGATTGTTAAACGCGGCGACGTTTATTTTGCTGACTTATCTCCTGTGGTGGGTTCTGAACAGGGAGGCGTTCGTCCAGTTTTAATCATTCAAAACGATATCGGCAACCGGTTTAGCCCCACTGTCATTGTTGCAGCTATTACTGCCCAAATCCAAAAGGCGAAATTGCCGACTCATGTCGAGATTGACGCAAAACGCTATGGTTTTGAACGGGACTCCGTCATTTTGCTGGAGCAAATCCGGACAATCGACAAACAGCGACTGACCGATAAGATTACTCATCTTGATGATGAAATGATGGATAAAGTGGACGAAGCCCTACAGATAAGCCTCGGACTTATTGATTTTTAATCGAATACCCAAAATAAAAAGGGAGTTGCTATATCCGGCGGCTCCCTTTTTATTTTATAATAAACATAATTAAACGCTGACTGTTATACCGGGAATGAGAGCATAACCCACAACTTGGAAACGAAGTTTTGACGGCACATTCCTTTTTTTTGTTTACATAAATAGGTATAATGTGATGAGTGTATATATTATCGATTTTAGGGAATAAGGGGGGATTTACATGAATCAGGAAGACAACCGGATTTTATCATTTATACGCGAAAATCAGACGGAGATTGCAGAAAGCTGGTTTGAAGCTCTTAAGGAATTGGATGACCGCAAATATTCAGAACTCATGTCAGATTCTGCTTATATGAATACAGCGCAGGATTTCATCATTCTTCTGCTTCAGCATATGGAGGGAACCGCTGAGAACCATGATCAGCTCGTAACCACCTTTTCTTCCCGTCTTGTACAAGCCGGCTGGTCGCTGACCTTTATTACAAAAGGTGTTAAGCAACTGGGGCTGATTATCTTTACTAAAATGACTGAGGGTACTTCCGAAGAGGATAAAATGAAATTGGTTTGGGAATTTGACCAGAATTTCTCCCCAATCACAGAAGAACTTTTGCTCGAATATGCCGCTTCATGGGAAAGAACTGTTTCGCTTCAGAAAATTGCGCTTCAGGAATTGTCCGCCCCGCTTATTCCTGTATTTGAACATATAACCGTGATGCCTCTGGTGGGAACGATTGATACCGAAAGAGCGAAACGCATCATGGAAAACTTGCTGGACGGTGTCGTTAAGCATCGTTCTCAGGTCGTTTTGATTGATATAACCGGAGTTCCGGTAGTAGATACAATGGTCGCTCATCACATTATTCAGGCCTCCGAGGCAGTGCGCCTGGTTGGAGCAAAATGCCTTCTTGTCGGCATTCGCCCTGAAATTGCCCAGACGATTGTGAATCTCGGAATTAACCTGAACCAGATTACAACGAAGAACTCACTTCAAAAAGGGATTGAAGCCGCTCTGGAAATGACAAATAGAAATATCGTTTCAACGGAGGAATTAGTATGAGAACGCCAAGAATACCCATATTAAAATTGAAAGATTGCCTTCTCATTTCAATTCAATGGGAATTGGACGATCAGACTGCTCTGCAATTTCAGGAAGACCTTCTTCATAAAATTCATGAAACGGGTGCCAACGGTGTCGTTATTGATTTGACTTCTGTTGATGTGATCGATTCATTTATTGCCAAAGTACTTGGAGATGTGATCAGCATGTCCAAGCTAATGGGTGCAACCGTCGTACTTACAGGTATTCAGCCTGCAGTAGCGATCACTCTGATCGAGCTCGGCATACAGCTTGAAGATGTGAGGACCGCATTGGATTTAGAAAAAGGACTTGAGACACTTCAGCAGGAATTGGGGGAATAGCCAATGGACAACCAATCCTGTGTAAAAATAGTGACGGAATGGGATATCGTTGCAGCGCGCCAGCTTGGGCGCAACGTAGCGAAAGAGCTTGGTTTCGGAACTGTGGACCAGGCGAGAATTACCACCGCCATATCTGAATTGGCTAGAAATATTTATTTATATGCTGGCCAGGGTCAGCTTTGCATTGAACAGATTGAAGAGTACGGAAAAAGAGGACTGAAAATAATAGCCATTGATAGTGGTCCCGGAATCCCTGATATCCGTAAAGTCATGGAAGACGGCTTTTCAACTTCAGGAGGACTCGGTGCCGGATTGCCAGGTGTTAAACGGCTGATGGATGAATTCAACATTCAGTCTGCTTCTGGGGAAGGGACCGACATTCGAGCGGTCAAATGGCTTCGCTAGGAGGCTGGCCTTATGGAATTCAAGGAAGTTGTAGAAACTAAATATAGAGAGCTGCTACACAATTATATAAGCGAACTAACAGAAACAGCATTATATCAGGGACAAAAATTCAGCAGACAAACACTTCAGCAGCAAATTCCTCCTGAGGAAATTGTCAGTATTCACCGGAAAGTTCTTCAGGAACTGTATCCGGATATCCAGGATGATGTGCTGAATTCTCTTGATTTTCTCCTTGAAGTGATGATGGGGTATGGTCTTGCTTATCAGGAGCATCAAATCCTGAGAGATAAGCAGCTCGAGATTAAGTCGGAGATTGAAATTGCCGCGAATGTTCAGCAGACACTGCTGGAAACGAAAATTCCGAACTGCAAGGAACTGGATATCGGGGCAGTGAGTATGCCATCCAAACAGATGAATGGAGATTATCACCATTTTGTTCAGGATGAGAATCACATAAGCATTGCACTGGCCGATGTCATTGGAAAAGGAATTCCGGCTGCTTTATGTATGTCGATGATTAAATACACGATGGACAGCCTTCCGGAATCCAGAAAGGATCCTGGCTTTGTGCTGGAAAACCTCAACCGTGTAGTTGAACAGAACGTGGATCCGAGTATGTTTATTACGATGTTCTACGGAATGTACGATTTGCATAGCCATTTGTTTTCATTTGCATCAGCTGGGCATGAGCCCGGTTTTTATTATTCTAAGCAGGAAGATGTTTTCCATGACCTTGATGCCAGAGGACTTGTACTTGGTGTGGATCAGAACGTGAAATACAAGCAATACGATAAAAAAGTGGAATGCGGAGACATGATTGTCCTCTTATCTGACGGCGTTTCCGAAAGCAGATCTGAAGATGGCTTTGTGGAGAGATCCGAGATTTCTGATTTAATCAGAAAATACGAGCACCTTCCGGCTCAGAAGATTGCGGATACGATTTATCAGGAGTTTTTATCTATGCAGGATTTTCAGCTAAGGGATGATTTTACCTTTATTATTATCCGCAGAAATGTTTAATAGTATTTGGAAACGGGTAGGAAACTAGTAGCATAAATCGTACTGTCTGAGGTGAATTTTAATGAATTTAAAAACAACGATTGAGAATATGGAACAAATGACGAAAGTAACGGTTTCAGGAGAAATTGATGCTTATACAGCGCCAAAGCTTAGAGAAGAGCTGCTGCCGCTTGCAGAACAAACCAAACCGCAACTTGTGATCAGTCTGCGTGATGTATCATATATGGATAGTACAGGACTCGGCGTATTTGTCGGACTTTTAAAAACGGTAAGGAAAAATGAAGGCGAGCTCCGTCTTGTTGAACTTTCCGACCGTCTCGAAAGGTTGTTTACAATCACTGGACTTAATGACATCATCGATATTTCATCAAAAGCAGAAGGTGGGGTACAATGAATTCAGTAGTGGATTACATTGAAATGAAGATTCCTGCAAGACCTGAATATGTAGGCATTGTCCGCCTTACTCTCTCAGGGATTGCCAGCCGCATGGGTTATTCTTACGATGAGATTGAAGATCTTAAAATCGCTACAAGTGAAGCTTGCACAAACGCTGTGCAGCATGCATATAAGAATGTTGATAAAGGCGAAGTGACCATTGGTTTTGGGTTATATGAAGACCGGCTTGAAGTAATGGTTTCTGATACTGGACAGAGCTTTAATTTTGAAGAGAAGAAGAAGGAATTAGGACCTTATTCTTCAAATGCCAGTGTGGATTCCCTGCCGGAAGGAGGGTTAGGCCTTTATTTGATGGAAACGCTCATGGATGAGGTCCGTGTGCAAATCAGCACTGGAGTCACCGTATTTTTAACCAAGTTTTTAATCGGGGAGCGGGTGAACCATGACACAACCGTCACAAACTACGAAGCTAACTAAGGAACAAGTAAATGATCTGATAACCGCTTACCAGGAAACACAGGATGATCAGGCTCAAACGGATTTGGTCCATCATTATAGAGGTCTAGTTGAAACCCTTGCAAAAAAATACTCCCGGGGGAAAAGCTTTCATGAAGACTTGCTTCAG
Protein-coding regions in this window:
- a CDS encoding STAS domain-containing protein; translation: MNQEDNRILSFIRENQTEIAESWFEALKELDDRKYSELMSDSAYMNTAQDFIILLLQHMEGTAENHDQLVTTFSSRLVQAGWSLTFITKGVKQLGLIIFTKMTEGTSEEDKMKLVWEFDQNFSPITEELLLEYAASWERTVSLQKIALQELSAPLIPVFEHITVMPLVGTIDTERAKRIMENLLDGVVKHRSQVVLIDITGVPVVDTMVAHHIIQASEAVRLVGAKCLLVGIRPEIAQTIVNLGINLNQITTKNSLQKGIEAALEMTNRNIVSTEELV
- a CDS encoding CopG family ribbon-helix-helix protein gives rise to the protein MSESSATTEIMIRLPQTLVSELDSLVKQENGNRSELIYQATKMYLRERKKRQIRESMRRGYMEMAKINLNIASEAFMAESEADHTVDRLVSGG
- a CDS encoding LolA family protein, translating into MKRSLSLLLVGLIAVFLMSACGNKSQNDVVKGLDKKVEDLESYKTNAKMTLQTGSEPQVYDVEIWYKEPSFYRVNLKNPAKEQSQMILRNEEGVYVLTPSLNKSFRFQSDWPKNSSQAYLFESLVKDIISDKAAVFKATEKQYVFETKTNYQNNSMLPMQEITFNKKDLSPASVKVMDPDRNALVTVEFKDFEFNPSFDKDSFNMEKNMSFGMMDLPAAAPVDKEPFAVKYPMEMPEGVKLIQEKELETNNGKRIVMTFAGKKNFTMIQERARVSSSAKAVTVNGDPADLGFTVGAISENSISWTSEGVEYMIASEDMTPEEMMNAARSVQGQTAK
- a CDS encoding PH domain-containing protein yields the protein MRERPQNQISLKAKTVWQITGLITSAIFILADIGIGLLIYFGIWPLWTAAIGIAVTAVYMIFTVWLVPMYRQQFWRYEVHEQEIDLQHGWLTVKRTIIPMVRVQHVDTKQGPLLRKYKLASVEISTAATKHEIPALDMEEADRLRDSISKLARVTDDDV
- the ndoA gene encoding type II toxin-antitoxin system endoribonuclease NdoA, with product MIVKRGDVYFADLSPVVGSEQGGVRPVLIIQNDIGNRFSPTVIVAAITAQIQKAKLPTHVEIDAKRYGFERDSVILLEQIRTIDKQRLTDKITHLDDEMMDKVDEALQISLGLIDF
- the rsbW gene encoding anti-sigma B factor RsbW — protein: MNSVVDYIEMKIPARPEYVGIVRLTLSGIASRMGYSYDEIEDLKIATSEACTNAVQHAYKNVDKGEVTIGFGLYEDRLEVMVSDTGQSFNFEEKKKELGPYSSNASVDSLPEGGLGLYLMETLMDEVRVQISTGVTVFLTKFLIGERVNHDTTVTNYEAN
- a CDS encoding anti-sigma factor antagonist, with the translated sequence MNLKTTIENMEQMTKVTVSGEIDAYTAPKLREELLPLAEQTKPQLVISLRDVSYMDSTGLGVFVGLLKTVRKNEGELRLVELSDRLERLFTITGLNDIIDISSKAEGGVQ
- a CDS encoding PP2C family protein-serine/threonine phosphatase, which encodes MEFKEVVETKYRELLHNYISELTETALYQGQKFSRQTLQQQIPPEEIVSIHRKVLQELYPDIQDDVLNSLDFLLEVMMGYGLAYQEHQILRDKQLEIKSEIEIAANVQQTLLETKIPNCKELDIGAVSMPSKQMNGDYHHFVQDENHISIALADVIGKGIPAALCMSMIKYTMDSLPESRKDPGFVLENLNRVVEQNVDPSMFITMFYGMYDLHSHLFSFASAGHEPGFYYSKQEDVFHDLDARGLVLGVDQNVKYKQYDKKVECGDMIVLLSDGVSESRSEDGFVERSEISDLIRKYEHLPAQKIADTIYQEFLSMQDFQLRDDFTFIIIRRNV
- a CDS encoding STAS domain-containing protein, with the protein product MRTPRIPILKLKDCLLISIQWELDDQTALQFQEDLLHKIHETGANGVVIDLTSVDVIDSFIAKVLGDVISMSKLMGATVVLTGIQPAVAITLIELGIQLEDVRTALDLEKGLETLQQELGE
- a CDS encoding DEAD/DEAH box helicase, with product MNTKFQDLGLSEGTMKAINKMGFEEATPIQAQTIPLGLQGKDIIGQAQTGTGKTAAFGLPLIEKINTEDQNIQAIIIAPTRELAVQVSEELYKLSYFKRARVLPIYGGQDISRQIRALKKYPHIIVGTPGRLLDHINRKTLKLETVHTVVLDEADEMLNMGFIEDIESILSNVPENHQTLLFSATMPDPIRRIAERFMKDPELVKVQAKEVTTPNITQYYIDTHEKKKFDVLTRLLDIQSPELAIVFGRTKRRVDELSEALNLRGYTAEGIHGDLSQARRMSALRKFKSGNIDVLVATDVAARGLDISGVTHVYNFDVPQDPESYVHRIGRTGRAGKTGIAMTFITPREMDMLKSIERTTKRKMDKMTPPTLDQALEGQQTMTSEKIRSVIEEGNLSYYSKAATQLLEEFDSEVIVAAAIKLMTKEPDQTPIKLTDEPPAFSKRGGKGSGGNRNRSNGSYNSQRSGGAKKGNRSYNDKGRSQQRRSGSGSSSSKSKSYSN
- a CDS encoding anti-sigma regulatory factor; protein product: MDNQSCVKIVTEWDIVAARQLGRNVAKELGFGTVDQARITTAISELARNIYLYAGQGQLCIEQIEEYGKRGLKIIAIDSGPGIPDIRKVMEDGFSTSGGLGAGLPGVKRLMDEFNIQSASGEGTDIRAVKWLR
- a CDS encoding PH domain-containing protein; its protein translation is MMSEPKRLHPAAAIINFIKLLKEMIIPLVIFIFANRGDGPLGVLMYAGAGLFLLLLIAFSVIRWLKFTYRIEEDELRIEQGLFVKQKRFVPVERVQTINTRAGIIQQVFGLVRLEIETASGGAEAEIELTAISKSEAAAIKQALNERKNVIKAENSGEALFEERTAPANEKLTYKMTRKELLIGAATSSGIGVVLSAIFAFGSQLDEVLPMDSILKRFEFLSHSGVPFLAFVIFLGFFIAWLLSIAGILLKYSGFMLEKTGDELVISRGLIEKNQLTIPIRRIQAVKITENPLRQPLGYATVQLICASGKADNDGLSAAIFPFVKTKEAVKLLEEFLPEYTYSMKKIPVPKRALRKYVIRYTWPSLVPIGILNFLFPHWGWFSLILLPLFALFGFWAYKDSGYAVDGEQLTLHARAISKYSVILPKKRMQQVQINQNIFQKQGSLATAATAVMSNVFGAHFSVKDLELEDGSRIYEWYSNRLSSDAGDDSEQGQEDEYSG
- the alr gene encoding alanine racemase, yielding MNEGLSFYRDTWAEINLDAIEYNVKSMIQHLGEDGTVIAVVKANAYGHGDYEVAETALQAGAHMLAVAFMDEGIALRKKGMRAPILVLGASRPEDVQISIDYDLMLTAVSLDWVMQAEKYAAEGELTFHIKLDTGMGRLGITKREELEAVIEFVRKSDRMKIAGIFTHFATADELDSDYAEYQFSVFEKLIDGLADPEWMIHCANSAAGLRFPSRIFNTVRLGISMYGLAPSVELKEKMPYPLEEALSLHTKLVHVKKIAKGEKVSYGAAYTALEDEWIGTLPVGYADGWIRRLKDSEVLADGMRVPIVGRICMDQCMIRLPRKMPIGTKVTLIGRQSEEYIPIDEIAGRLETINYEVPCILSARVPRMFLRNKSIMEVRNPIIQS
- the acpS gene encoding holo-ACP synthase encodes the protein MITGIGLDIVEIERIRGLENRQPRFSERILGKDELLIYEQLTGVRKTEFLAGRFACKEAFAKATGLGIGESLSFQDIQIIKENSGKPAVIASGFRDARIFVSITHTKEYAAAQIIIESLSS